In one window of Nitrospirota bacterium DNA:
- a CDS encoding XRE family transcriptional regulator: MRYSRGGIMKRLRQYVLEQSKHHSAFDTHLDQARSEVRLAVAVAQLRERRGMSQRDLARETGIKQPQIARLEKGDQLPTLDTLWRLLNALDARMELGPDGKVSVHPLQRTSRSSTIRPRSRKATRSHRLATAAR, translated from the coding sequence ACGACTCCGCCAATACGTCCTCGAACAGAGTAAACACCATTCGGCGTTCGATACCCATCTCGACCAAGCACGCTCAGAGGTTCGCCTGGCTGTGGCCGTCGCACAATTGCGCGAGCGCCGGGGGATGAGCCAGCGGGATCTGGCGCGGGAGACCGGGATCAAACAGCCCCAGATTGCCCGTTTGGAGAAAGGCGATCAGTTACCAACTCTCGACACGCTGTGGCGGCTTCTGAATGCATTAGATGCACGGATGGAGCTTGGTCCGGATGGAAAGGTCTCGGTACATCCGCTTCAACGGACTTCACGCTCATCCACGATCAGGCCGCGCTCAAGAAAGGCCACCCGGTCCCACCGCTTGGCAACTGCAGCTCGGTGA
- a CDS encoding XRE family transcriptional regulator codes for MRRRKSIRKIEITEGSGNVYADIGVRDPEAMAMKAKLVMKIDELIKDKGLTQIQAGQLLGMPQPKVSALLKGHFRGISERRLMDCLMRLGRDIQVVVKAAPRNRQHGKISVEFA; via the coding sequence ATGAGAAGGCGCAAATCCATTCGTAAAATTGAGATCACGGAAGGCAGCGGGAATGTCTATGCCGACATTGGAGTACGTGATCCTGAAGCGATGGCGATGAAAGCCAAGCTCGTCATGAAAATTGATGAGCTGATCAAAGACAAGGGCCTGACCCAAATACAAGCGGGCCAGCTTCTAGGCATGCCTCAGCCTAAAGTCTCCGCTCTCCTAAAAGGACACTTTCGCGGCATCTCGGAACGCCGCCTGATGGATTGCCTCATGCGACTTGGACGTGACATCCAGGTTGTGGTGAAAGCCGCACCCCGGAACCGTCAGCACGGGAAGATTTCCGTCGAGTTTGCCTAG
- a CDS encoding AbrB/MazE/SpoVT family DNA-binding domain-containing protein yields MATITISPKFQIVIPKEVRDKLHLIPKQKLQVLEKGGVITLVPEVPLKSLKGVLRGMSKEGIREKKNRLSL; encoded by the coding sequence ATGGCGACCATAACGATCTCCCCGAAGTTTCAGATCGTGATCCCCAAGGAAGTCCGGGACAAATTGCACTTGATCCCCAAGCAGAAGCTTCAGGTGCTGGAAAAGGGAGGAGTGATTACCCTGGTGCCCGAGGTGCCCCTGAAGTCGCTCAAGGGGGTCCTGAGGGGCATGTCCAAGGAGGGGATTCGAGAAAAGAAGAACCGCTTGTCCTTATAG